The following proteins are co-located in the Stegostoma tigrinum isolate sSteTig4 chromosome 39, sSteTig4.hap1, whole genome shotgun sequence genome:
- the LOC125447814 gene encoding thioredoxin-like: MGEVKTIKCVVEYEAALRESEQRLVVMLFAAHWCEFCQMIQLYFDEFAESYPEVAFYEVDINVAKDVVQRCRIEWFPTFQFYKTGVKIFQFKGPNRCLLEQMIQKLQGDASQCTPKLKQADT, translated from the coding sequence ATGGGCGAGGTCAAGACCATCAAGTGTGTGGTAGAGTATGAGGCAGCTTTGCGGGAGAGTGAGCAGCGCCTGGTCGTAATGCTCTTCGCCGCGCACTGGTGCGAGTTCTGCCAGATGATTCAGCTATACTTCGACGAGTTCGCCGAATCCTATCCGGAGGTTGCCTTCTACGAGGTGGACATCAACGTGGCCAAGGATGTGGTGCAGCGTTGCCGCATTGAGTGGTTCCCCACTTTCCAGTTCTACAAGACTGGTGTTAAGATCTTTCAGTTCAAGGGACCTAACCGCTGCCTCCTGGAGCAGATGATTCAAAAGCTGCAGGGAGATGCATCACAGTGTACGCCTAAATTAAAGCAGGCCGATACCTAA
- the LOC125447682 gene encoding thioredoxin-like: MVVRHVEDAKQFQNLLSQTEQLVVVMYSAEWCSNCRMIRPHFYNLSEQLTNIVFVEVDVDDAEPLARSAGITCMPTFHFFRRSARMGEFSGTKREKLERLLDELQ, encoded by the coding sequence ATGGTGGTGAGACACGTGGAGGACGCCAAGCAGTTCCAGAACCTGTTGAGCCAGACCGAGCAGCTGGTTGTCGTCATGTACTCGGCCGAGTGGTGTAGCAACTGCCGCATGATCCGGCCGCATTTCTACAACCTCTCCGAGCAGTTGACCAACATCGTCTTCGTGGAGGTGGATGTCGACGACGCGGAGCCGCTCGCTCGGTCCGCTGGCATCACATGCATGCCCACCTTCCACTTCTTCAGGCGCTCGGCCAGAATGGGAGAGTTCTCGGGGACCAAGAGGGAGAAGTTGGAGCGCCTACTGGACGAACTGCAGTGA